The following proteins come from a genomic window of Crocosphaera sp. UHCC 0190:
- a CDS encoding serine/threonine-protein kinase codes for MTHWKTGQKLQSGRYEIDKILGYGGSGITYRAKEHSTGNLVAIKTLNALIQNQDNFSKHQERFIQEAFCLAKCNHPHVIKVDQVCQEGELWCMIMEYVAGGTLKQYASYKGILSEEEALNYIQQIASALIYIHQQGFIHRDVKPGNIMLRKTNMQAILIDFGLAREFVQDKVQTHTNSRTESFAPLEQYELRAKRGAYTDVYALAATLYYVLTSQLPFPAPFRQQGINLIPPKNHNANISNSVNYAIIKGMELRSENRPQSIQEWLDLLKTKPLSVPKKKNIRNSRQVHLNPARNEQLTMATVAPSQGSDLSKIPLSIAQETQKTSQKSSIIISRADTNIDYKNLQGFLTLGHVKEADKETARLMLKIADREKAGWLDTIHVENFDCQELKIIDQLWCEISNERFGFSVQKKLYENLGGNQEYSSQIWRDFADKVGWRNNNNWLSYKDLNFNLWAPQGHLPMLGMQFWGFTGWLTTIINRLNTCQIKSE; via the coding sequence ATGACTCATTGGAAAACGGGACAAAAATTACAAAGCGGCCGCTATGAAATTGACAAAATCTTGGGTTATGGCGGATCGGGAATTACCTACCGTGCTAAAGAACATTCAACAGGTAATTTGGTTGCCATTAAAACCCTCAATGCTTTGATTCAAAATCAGGATAATTTTAGTAAACATCAAGAACGATTTATTCAAGAAGCATTCTGTTTAGCTAAGTGTAATCATCCCCATGTTATCAAAGTTGACCAAGTTTGCCAAGAAGGTGAACTTTGGTGCATGATTATGGAATATGTTGCGGGAGGAACTCTCAAACAATATGCAAGCTATAAAGGGATTTTATCAGAAGAAGAAGCCTTAAATTATATTCAACAAATTGCCTCAGCTTTAATCTATATTCATCAACAAGGATTTATCCATAGAGATGTCAAACCAGGGAATATTATGCTTCGCAAAACTAATATGCAAGCGATTTTAATTGACTTTGGTTTAGCCAGAGAATTTGTCCAAGATAAAGTACAAACTCATACTAATTCTCGCACAGAATCTTTTGCTCCCTTAGAACAATATGAACTCAGAGCAAAACGGGGAGCTTATACAGATGTTTATGCTCTAGCTGCCACTTTATACTATGTTCTCACCTCTCAATTGCCCTTCCCTGCACCTTTTCGTCAACAAGGTATTAATCTTATTCCACCCAAAAATCATAATGCTAATATCAGTAATTCTGTTAATTATGCTATTATTAAAGGGATGGAACTTCGTTCAGAAAATCGCCCTCAATCAATCCAAGAATGGCTAGATTTATTGAAAACAAAACCCCTGAGTGTTCCCAAGAAAAAAAATATTAGAAACTCTCGTCAAGTACATCTCAATCCTGCCAGAAACGAGCAGTTAACTATGGCTACTGTCGCCCCCTCTCAAGGGAGTGATTTATCAAAAATTCCTTTAAGTATTGCTCAAGAAACACAAAAAACTAGCCAAAAATCATCAATAATTATTTCCAGAGCAGACACCAATATTGATTATAAAAACTTGCAAGGATTTCTCACCCTTGGTCATGTAAAAGAAGCAGATAAAGAAACTGCCAGGTTAATGTTAAAAATTGCTGATCGAGAAAAAGCTGGATGGTTAGATACAATTCATGTCGAAAATTTCGACTGTCAAGAGTTAAAAATAATCGATCAATTATGGTGTGAAATTAGTAACGAACGTTTTGGATTTTCAGTACAAAAAAAGTTGTATGAAAATCTGGGAGGAAATCAAGAATATAGTTCACAAATTTGGCGAGATTTTGCGGATAAAGTAGGCTGGCGAAACAATAATAATTGGTTATCCTATAAAGATCTTAATTTTAATCTTTGGGCCCCCCAAGGACATTTACCCATGTTAGGAATGCAGTTTTGGGGGTTTACTGGATGGTTAACAACCATAATCAATCGCCTAAATACTTGTCAAATTAAGTCGGAATAA
- the psb35 gene encoding photosystem II assembly protein Psb35 encodes MNLFPSLLATAGQFPTYFVIVYVVGFIAAVTIGSLAWYNSKRPAGWEDAQRPDFVPDMESKDDASEKQKS; translated from the coding sequence ATGAACTTATTCCCCTCTTTATTGGCAACCGCTGGTCAATTTCCCACCTATTTTGTCATCGTTTATGTTGTGGGTTTCATCGCTGCCGTTACAATTGGTTCTCTTGCTTGGTATAATTCTAAGCGTCCTGCTGGTTGGGAAGATGCCCAACGTCCCGATTTTGTTCCTGATATGGAATCCAAGGATGACGCTTCTGAAAAACAGAAATCCTAA
- a CDS encoding tetratricopeptide repeat protein codes for MKSSQIDRLLQDLKEADELARHRATGQLWQIWFEQKGELGLELLRRSQFFLEAGNQQRAEEILTETIQNYPDFAEAWNRRAVLYFTQEQYEKSKKDCEQVVQLIPYHFGAWHGLGLCLLALGEYREAIAAFRKALEIQPHALINQKLILECTALL; via the coding sequence GTGAAGTCTTCTCAAATTGATCGCTTATTACAAGACTTAAAAGAAGCAGATGAATTAGCCCGACATAGGGCAACCGGCCAACTTTGGCAGATTTGGTTTGAACAAAAGGGAGAATTGGGTTTAGAATTACTGAGACGATCACAGTTTTTTCTAGAGGCTGGTAATCAACAAAGAGCCGAAGAAATTCTCACAGAAACGATTCAAAATTATCCTGATTTTGCTGAGGCCTGGAATCGACGGGCTGTCCTATATTTTACCCAAGAACAATATGAAAAATCAAAAAAAGATTGTGAACAAGTTGTACAATTAATTCCCTATCATTTTGGGGCTTGGCATGGGTTAGGATTATGTCTATTAGCCTTGGGAGAATATCGAGAAGCCATTGCTGCTTTCCGCAAAGCCTTAGAAATCCAACCCCATGCCTTAATCAATCAAAAATTGATTTTAGAATGTACTGCTCTACTGTAA
- a CDS encoding SDR family oxidoreductase, translating to MKTALITGASSGIGRAFAQELALRETNLILVARSQDKLYQLAQEIQGQTSLAVDVIVQDLTEPEAGQKVYNQVKDLGRTVDLLINNAGFGDYGPFAERNLSQQLNMIQLNVTVLVELTHLFLAQMQQRGQGGIINVSSIAGFQPFPYLSTYGATKAFVLSFTEALWAENQGKGVHISALCPGPTESDFFERANFPLTFASKDGNGLTSAEAVVKDALNALENNKSHLVTGGLSNQFLVNASRFLPREWLVNAIEKQFRG from the coding sequence ATGAAAACGGCCTTGATTACGGGCGCATCTTCTGGGATTGGACGGGCCTTTGCTCAAGAATTAGCCCTTCGTGAGACTAATTTAATTTTAGTTGCTCGTTCTCAAGATAAACTATACCAACTTGCCCAAGAGATACAGGGACAGACTTCCCTCGCAGTTGATGTGATTGTACAGGATTTAACAGAACCAGAGGCAGGCCAGAAAGTTTATAATCAGGTCAAAGATTTGGGTCGAACCGTTGATTTATTGATTAATAATGCAGGTTTTGGGGATTATGGCCCCTTTGCAGAACGAAATTTATCTCAACAACTAAACATGATTCAACTTAATGTGACGGTATTAGTTGAGTTGACTCATTTATTTTTAGCGCAAATGCAGCAGCGAGGCCAGGGAGGAATTATTAATGTTTCTTCTATCGCAGGATTTCAGCCCTTCCCTTATTTGTCAACCTATGGAGCAACAAAAGCCTTTGTTTTGAGTTTTACTGAGGCTTTATGGGCAGAAAATCAAGGAAAAGGGGTTCATATTTCTGCTTTATGTCCCGGGCCAACGGAGTCAGATTTCTTTGAAAGGGCGAACTTTCCGTTAACATTTGCCAGTAAGGATGGTAATGGGTTAACCTCCGCCGAAGCTGTTGTGAAAGATGCCTTAAACGCCCTGGAAAACAACAAATCTCATCTGGTAACAGGGGGATTAAGCAATCAATTTCTTGTCAATGCTTCCCGTTTTTTACCTAGAGAATGGTTAGTTAATGCTATAGAAAAACAGTTTAGGGGTTAA
- a CDS encoding LptF/LptG family permease, with protein MKVIKSLVHFLRLRPGGFSLSLMDRYITSQLIAPLIFSVGLVSTLGVAIGYLSDLANKVVDSDLPLMQAVQILLLKVPEFTAYALPISVMLTTLLTYGRLSNDSELIALRGCGVSLYRLVVPALVLSLVITVVTFFFNELVVPTANYRATAILVEYLQEDHPFWQNKDIFYPDYEQIVLPNGETRKRLRHLFFAEKFDGKHLKTLTVLEWLEEKLNRIVVSDSATWNTNEDTWDFFNGTIYKLAPDASYQETRPFEHRQLPLSKAPFEFALQGRDPYEMNIIQAQQYMRILKVMGDDKKLRTFQVRIQQKIAFPFICVVFGVVGSALGASPQQMSRATSFGLSVLIIFTYYVLGFLIGSLGLIGVISPFLAAWLPNLIGLAMGGWLLYRFAES; from the coding sequence ATGAAAGTTATTAAATCCCTAGTTCACTTTCTGCGATTGCGGCCGGGTGGCTTTTCTCTGTCCCTGATGGATCGCTACATAACTTCACAATTAATTGCCCCGTTAATTTTTTCCGTTGGCTTAGTTTCCACTTTAGGTGTTGCCATTGGTTATTTATCAGATTTAGCCAATAAAGTTGTCGATTCTGATTTGCCCTTAATGCAAGCGGTGCAAATCTTATTACTCAAAGTACCAGAATTTACCGCCTACGCCTTACCAATCTCGGTGATGTTAACCACATTATTAACCTATGGCCGTTTGAGTAATGATAGTGAGTTAATTGCTTTACGGGGATGTGGGGTAAGTCTTTATCGTCTCGTTGTTCCCGCGTTAGTTTTAAGTTTAGTAATAACAGTTGTTACTTTTTTCTTTAATGAATTAGTCGTACCCACCGCCAATTATCGGGCTACGGCGATCTTAGTAGAATATCTCCAAGAGGATCATCCATTTTGGCAAAATAAAGATATTTTTTATCCTGATTATGAACAAATTGTTTTGCCCAACGGCGAGACAAGAAAACGCTTAAGACATTTATTTTTTGCTGAAAAATTTGATGGTAAACACCTAAAAACTTTAACGGTTTTAGAATGGTTAGAAGAAAAACTCAATCGTATTGTGGTGTCTGACTCAGCTACTTGGAATACAAACGAAGATACTTGGGATTTTTTTAATGGGACAATTTATAAACTTGCCCCTGATGCTTCTTATCAAGAGACTCGTCCCTTTGAACATCGTCAATTACCTTTGAGTAAAGCTCCTTTTGAATTTGCCTTGCAAGGGCGAGATCCTTATGAAATGAATATTATTCAGGCACAGCAATATATGAGGATCTTAAAAGTGATGGGAGATGATAAAAAATTACGCACCTTTCAAGTTCGTATTCAACAAAAAATTGCTTTTCCTTTTATTTGTGTCGTCTTTGGGGTTGTGGGTTCAGCTTTAGGGGCTAGTCCCCAACAAATGAGTCGGGCTACCAGTTTTGGGTTAAGTGTGCTAATTATTTTTACTTATTACGTTTTAGGGTTCTTAATTGGTAGTTTAGGATTAATAGGCGTAATATCCCCATTTCTGGCGGCTTGGTTGCCCAATTTGATCGGATTGGCCATGGGAGGATGGTTACTTTATCGTTTTGCTGAGTCATAG
- a CDS encoding DUF2605 domain-containing protein has product MSHTNPSEQELLKTVLEPLLEDFQYWFVRARHLLESERITFLSLEEQGELLERVKTSEQEVHTAKILFEATGKQAGIEIRALVPWHNLVAECWGVSRKWRSLSASAAAPQQNPDLPLS; this is encoded by the coding sequence ATGTCTCATACCAATCCCAGCGAACAAGAACTGCTCAAAACCGTTCTAGAACCATTATTAGAAGACTTTCAATATTGGTTTGTTCGCGCCCGTCATTTATTAGAATCAGAGCGCATCACCTTTTTATCCCTGGAAGAACAAGGGGAACTGTTAGAGCGGGTAAAAACTAGCGAACAAGAAGTTCATACCGCTAAAATTCTCTTTGAAGCCACCGGAAAACAAGCGGGAATCGAGATCAGAGCCTTAGTTCCTTGGCATAACTTAGTGGCTGAATGTTGGGGAGTCTCAAGGAAATGGCGATCTCTCTCCGCGAGTGCGGCTGCACCGCAGCAAAACCCCGATTTACCGTTGTCTTAA
- a CDS encoding DUF2973 domain-containing protein — protein MLHLIYIVAFTIIAFLAVSNLIRSLITVSMDSQRRYPHRGTSPTERDLKWNSQKTIHPELLDERGNPINEPLLVMRSVTVEDARQQLDAIYKASPSASKEKEEDS, from the coding sequence ATGTTACATTTAATTTACATTGTGGCTTTCACAATTATTGCCTTTCTCGCCGTTAGTAATCTAATTCGTAGTTTAATTACCGTGAGTATGGATTCTCAGCGTCGCTATCCCCATCGAGGAACATCTCCTACCGAAAGAGATCTCAAATGGAATTCTCAAAAAACCATCCATCCCGAATTATTAGATGAGCGCGGAAACCCGATTAATGAACCATTATTAGTGATGCGTTCCGTGACGGTTGAAGATGCTAGACAACAGTTAGATGCCATATATAAAGCTTCTCCTAGTGCTTCCAAGGAAAAAGAAGAAGATTCTTAA
- a CDS encoding Photosystem I reaction center subunit III produces the protein MKRLFALILIATLWFNFAPSASAAYSNLTPCSENAAYQQKSKKFLNTTNDPQSGQKRAERYAEALCGPEGYPHLIVDGNLSHIGDFTIPGILFLYIAGWIGWVGRAYLIAIRKEKDTEMKEVVIDVPLALSKMLTGFAWPLAAFGEFTSGKLTVKDSEITVSPR, from the coding sequence ATGAAACGATTGTTCGCGCTAATTCTCATTGCAACTCTGTGGTTCAATTTTGCGCCTTCTGCTTCTGCTGCGTATTCCAATCTGACCCCTTGTAGCGAAAATGCTGCCTATCAGCAAAAGTCCAAAAAATTCCTCAATACCACCAATGACCCCCAATCTGGTCAAAAACGTGCGGAACGCTATGCAGAGGCTTTATGTGGCCCTGAAGGCTATCCTCACCTCATTGTTGATGGCAATTTGAGTCATATCGGAGACTTTACCATTCCTGGTATTTTGTTCCTTTACATTGCTGGTTGGATCGGTTGGGTTGGCCGGGCCTACTTAATTGCTATCCGCAAGGAGAAAGATACTGAAATGAAAGAGGTCGTGATTGATGTACCTCTAGCTCTCAGTAAAATGCTGACAGGTTTTGCTTGGCCTTTAGCTGCCTTTGGTGAATTTACCTCTGGGAAATTAACAGTTAAGGATAGCGAAATTACCGTTTCCCCTCGTTAA
- the psaJ gene encoding photosystem I reaction center subunit IX, whose amino-acid sequence MEGFTKFLSTAPVLIMALLTFTAGILIEFNRFYPDLLFHPLG is encoded by the coding sequence ATGGAAGGTTTCACAAAGTTTCTGTCTACTGCCCCTGTCTTAATTATGGCCTTGTTAACTTTTACCGCAGGGATTTTGATTGAATTCAATCGTTTCTATCCTGATCTTCTTTTCCATCCCCTCGGATAA
- a CDS encoding lipoxygenase family protein encodes MSSNPKDTFSWVDPKVRYPGAPPYVVGLPKGEGMSPFKIFIFDFTALISVLSLILAQLFHIFGFLSRTKIEFKGVADLGLGAALAPADKWEKLQDLSQFFKPWTLLPKPLIADRWEEDAEFGNQFLGGLNPVLMRKANPEDLATDGNFPVTDDHLKPYLGDNFSLASAFEKGKLYLLDYQIFGDIIEPKQEDQLGRYTASPLCLFYLNEQEQLLPVAIKVKQKYQPETDPYPEILTPKSSPVEWKAAKLAVAATDIAYQGIIAHLLDTHLVIEVCTVSTYRILSPDHILYQLLKPHFFNTLAINYMARSTFLGRGNFFDSTGALGYTGSNELLSRAYWGKGLVTDYEGEPWEFYKKALPYSLESRGVVNLPNYHYKDDALLMWDATKKYVSDVLKNHYKDNNAVESDDKLQAWKNELIAPNAGTIQGLLPPEKADQLTGKLNNLDDLIEIVTIMIFLATTQHAAVNFGQYDYGAWVSNMPFALYKPFSSLYDDEIKTEEDREKILLDWLPDRQQTIKQIVLVKILTILPPYTSKSLLTLPNPFQEDGDKQAFKAFKKQLKEIEVKLKERNNKLKQQGKTPYVYLQPSHIPQSIAI; translated from the coding sequence ATGTCAAGTAATCCTAAAGATACCTTTTCCTGGGTTGATCCCAAAGTGCGTTATCCTGGCGCACCTCCCTATGTAGTTGGGCTTCCCAAGGGAGAAGGGATGAGTCCCTTCAAGATTTTCATCTTTGATTTTACCGCGCTTATTTCTGTTTTAAGTTTGATTCTTGCTCAATTGTTCCATATCTTTGGCTTTTTAAGTAGAACAAAAATTGAATTTAAGGGAGTTGCCGATTTAGGCTTAGGAGCAGCTTTAGCTCCGGCTGATAAATGGGAAAAATTGCAAGATTTGTCCCAATTTTTTAAACCTTGGACATTATTACCAAAACCATTAATTGCTGATAGATGGGAAGAAGATGCCGAATTTGGCAATCAATTTTTAGGGGGACTCAACCCTGTTTTAATGAGAAAAGCTAATCCAGAAGATCTAGCAACTGATGGTAATTTTCCGGTAACAGATGACCATCTTAAACCCTATTTAGGAGATAATTTTTCCTTAGCATCAGCTTTTGAGAAAGGGAAATTATATTTACTAGATTATCAAATTTTTGGAGATATTATTGAGCCGAAACAAGAAGATCAACTAGGACGCTATACTGCTTCTCCCCTATGCTTATTTTATCTCAATGAGCAAGAACAGTTACTCCCTGTTGCAATCAAAGTTAAGCAAAAATATCAGCCAGAAACTGATCCTTATCCAGAGATTTTAACACCTAAATCTTCTCCAGTTGAATGGAAAGCGGCTAAATTAGCGGTTGCAGCAACTGATATTGCTTATCAAGGAATTATCGCCCATTTACTTGATACCCATTTAGTGATTGAAGTTTGTACCGTTAGTACCTATCGAATTTTATCCCCCGATCACATTCTTTATCAACTACTTAAACCCCACTTTTTTAACACCTTAGCTATTAATTATATGGCTCGTTCTACCTTTTTAGGGCGAGGCAATTTCTTTGATAGCACCGGGGCATTAGGTTACACTGGTTCTAATGAATTATTAAGCCGAGCTTATTGGGGCAAAGGATTAGTAACTGACTATGAAGGTGAACCTTGGGAATTCTACAAAAAAGCCTTACCTTACAGCTTAGAATCTCGTGGGGTAGTTAACTTACCTAACTATCATTATAAAGATGATGCACTCCTGATGTGGGATGCCACCAAAAAGTATGTTAGTGATGTGTTGAAAAATCACTACAAAGACAATAATGCAGTAGAAAGTGATGATAAATTACAAGCCTGGAAAAATGAATTAATTGCTCCCAATGCGGGAACCATTCAAGGGTTATTACCTCCCGAAAAAGCAGATCAATTAACAGGAAAACTCAATAACTTAGATGATCTCATTGAGATTGTCACCATCATGATTTTTCTGGCAACAACTCAACACGCTGCTGTTAACTTTGGACAGTATGATTATGGTGCTTGGGTTTCTAATATGCCCTTTGCCTTGTATAAGCCTTTTTCTTCTCTTTATGATGATGAGATCAAGACAGAAGAAGACCGAGAAAAAATCTTATTAGATTGGCTACCAGATCGGCAACAAACTATTAAGCAAATCGTCTTAGTTAAGATATTAACTATACTTCCTCCTTACACCAGTAAGAGTCTTTTAACCTTACCTAACCCCTTCCAAGAAGATGGGGATAAACAAGCGTTTAAGGCGTTTAAAAAGCAGTTGAAAGAAATTGAAGTTAAGCTGAAAGAACGTAATAATAAACTAAAACAACAGGGCAAAACACCCTATGTTTATTTACAACCTTCTCATATCCCTCAAAGTATTGCTATTTAG